One part of the Amyelois transitella isolate CPQ chromosome 10, ilAmyTran1.1, whole genome shotgun sequence genome encodes these proteins:
- the LOC106136397 gene encoding probable ATP-dependent RNA helicase pitchoune isoform X1 gives MVMPDKIMMRKIKKREKRKLHLMSKESNAMNAGFNFSESEPQEAKKRPHEINEDNSKPDSKKKHKKKKADVKEEPVEVKKENDNGEEADSDNEIEIKTNDESQLPGSSLSLSILSEQKFSSLEGKVCEPTLMAIKDMGFTTMTEIQAKAIPPLLEGRDLVGAAKTGSGKTLAFLIPAIELIHKLEFKPRNGTGVIILSPTRELAMQTFGVLMELMKYHHHTYGMVMGGANRTTEAQKLSKGINILVATPGRLLDHLQNTPDFLYKNLQCLVIDEADRLLEIGFEEEVKQIIRLLPKRRQTMLFSATQTKKTEALTAFAVKQEPIYVGVDDQKEQATVDSLEQGFIVCPSEMRMMVLFTFLKKNRKKKVMVFLSTCMSVKYHHELFNYIDLPVMSIHGKQQQTKRTTTFFQFCNAESGILLCTDVAARGLDIPAVDWIVQYDPPDDPKEYIHRVGRTARGLCTNGHALLFLRPEELGFLRYLKQSKVTLNEYEFSWNKVANIQLQLEKLISKNYFLNQSAKEAFKSYLRAYDSHHLKTIFDIDKIDLAKVSKSFGFIVPPAVELKITNKGPPSKRKGGGGYGYFNSLNAPASQRNKAQKTKIYRQKGGNKRSVS, from the exons ATGGTTATGCCAGACAAGATTATGAtgcgtaaaattaaaaaaagggaaaagAGGAAACTGCATCTTATGAGCAAGGAATCTAATGCAATGAATGCAG GTTTCAATTTTTCAGAATCGGAACCACAGGAAGCTAAGAAACGACCACATGAAATCAATGAAGACAATTCTAAACCAGATTctaaaa aaaaacataaaaagaaaaaggctGATGTCAAAGAAGAACCAGTTGaggtaaaaaaagaaaatgataatGGTGAAGAAGCAGACTCTGAcaatgaaatagaaataaagacaAATGATGAAAGccaat TGCCTGGGTCCAGTTTAAGTCTCAGCATTTTATCAGAACAGAAATTCTCTTCTTTGGAAGGTAAAGTGTGTGAGCCTACTCTTATGGCCATAAAAGACATGGGCTTCACCACCATGACAGAAATCCAAGCCAAAGCAATACCACCATTGCTGGAGGGTCGAGATCTCGTGGGAGCAGCAAAGACTGGATCTGGGAAGACCCTCGCATTTTTAATTCCTGCAATTGAACTTATTCATAAGCTGGAGTTCAAGCCTAGAAATG GAACTGGTGTTATTATTCTTTCGCCGACAAGggaattggcaatgcaaacTTTTGGAGTATTGATGGAGCTGATGAAGTATCATCATCACACTTATGGGATGGTGATGGGTGGAGCTAACAGAACAACAGAAGCCCAGAAGTTATCTAAAg gaATCAACATTTTAGTAGCAACACCAGGTCGATTGCTTGATCACTTGCAAAATACACCAGACTTCTTGTACAAAAATCTTCAGTGTCTCGTCATTGATGAGGCAGACAGATTACTTGAGATTGGTTTTGAAGAGGAAGTCAAGCAGATCATCAGACTATTGCCCA AACGCCGTCAAACTATGCTGTTCAGTGCCACTCAGACCAAGAAGACTGAAGCACTGACAGCCTTTGCGGTAAAGCAAGAACCAATTTATGTAGGCGTTGATGACCAGAAAGAACAAGCAACCGTGGACTCTTTGGAACAAGg GTTCATTGTGTGCCCTTCAGAGATGCGTATGATGGTCTTATTCACGTTTCTAAAGAAGAACAGGAAGAAGAAAGTTATGGTTTTCCTCTCAACTTGTATGTCCGTAAAATACCATCACGAATTGTTTAACTACATCGACCTGCCTGTGATGTCTAtacat ggcAAACAACAGCAAACGAAGCGTACCACAACTTTCTTCCAGTTCTGCAATGCGGAGTCCGGTATACTTTTATGTACGGACGTAGCGGCTAGAGGCCTAGACATTCCAGCTGTGGATTGGATCGTTCAATATGACCCACCTGATGATCCTAAG gaATATATTCACCGTGTGGGCAGAACAGCGAGGGGTCTCTGTACCAACGGGCACGCGTTGTTGTTCTTGCGACCCGAGGAATTGGGATTCCTTAGGTATCTGAAGCAGTCGAAGGTCACCCTCAATGAATACGAATTCTCTTGGAACAAAGTTGCTAATATTCAGTTGCAG TtggaaaaattaatatcaaaaaacTATTTCCTGAATCAATCTGCCAAGGAAGCATTCAAGAGCTATCTCAGGGCTTACGATTCTCACCATTTGAAAACTATATTCGACATCGATAAGATTGATTTGGctaaagtatcaaaatcattTGGTTTCATTGTACCTCCAGCTGTAGAATTAAAGATAACAAATAAAGGCCCGCCTTCAAAAAGGAAAGGAGGCGGTGGTTACGGCTATTTTAATTCACTAAATGCACCAGCAAGCCAGAGGAATAAGGCGCAGAAAACTAAGATATACAGACAAAAAGGTGGTAATAAACGGTCCGTTAGTTAA
- the LOC106136397 gene encoding probable ATP-dependent RNA helicase pitchoune isoform X2, which yields MVMPDKIMMRKIKKREKRKLHLMSKESNAMNAESEPQEAKKRPHEINEDNSKPDSKKKHKKKKADVKEEPVEVKKENDNGEEADSDNEIEIKTNDESQLPGSSLSLSILSEQKFSSLEGKVCEPTLMAIKDMGFTTMTEIQAKAIPPLLEGRDLVGAAKTGSGKTLAFLIPAIELIHKLEFKPRNGTGVIILSPTRELAMQTFGVLMELMKYHHHTYGMVMGGANRTTEAQKLSKGINILVATPGRLLDHLQNTPDFLYKNLQCLVIDEADRLLEIGFEEEVKQIIRLLPKRRQTMLFSATQTKKTEALTAFAVKQEPIYVGVDDQKEQATVDSLEQGFIVCPSEMRMMVLFTFLKKNRKKKVMVFLSTCMSVKYHHELFNYIDLPVMSIHGKQQQTKRTTTFFQFCNAESGILLCTDVAARGLDIPAVDWIVQYDPPDDPKEYIHRVGRTARGLCTNGHALLFLRPEELGFLRYLKQSKVTLNEYEFSWNKVANIQLQLEKLISKNYFLNQSAKEAFKSYLRAYDSHHLKTIFDIDKIDLAKVSKSFGFIVPPAVELKITNKGPPSKRKGGGGYGYFNSLNAPASQRNKAQKTKIYRQKGGNKRSVS from the exons ATGGTTATGCCAGACAAGATTATGAtgcgtaaaattaaaaaaagggaaaagAGGAAACTGCATCTTATGAGCAAGGAATCTAATGCAATGAATGCAG AATCGGAACCACAGGAAGCTAAGAAACGACCACATGAAATCAATGAAGACAATTCTAAACCAGATTctaaaa aaaaacataaaaagaaaaaggctGATGTCAAAGAAGAACCAGTTGaggtaaaaaaagaaaatgataatGGTGAAGAAGCAGACTCTGAcaatgaaatagaaataaagacaAATGATGAAAGccaat TGCCTGGGTCCAGTTTAAGTCTCAGCATTTTATCAGAACAGAAATTCTCTTCTTTGGAAGGTAAAGTGTGTGAGCCTACTCTTATGGCCATAAAAGACATGGGCTTCACCACCATGACAGAAATCCAAGCCAAAGCAATACCACCATTGCTGGAGGGTCGAGATCTCGTGGGAGCAGCAAAGACTGGATCTGGGAAGACCCTCGCATTTTTAATTCCTGCAATTGAACTTATTCATAAGCTGGAGTTCAAGCCTAGAAATG GAACTGGTGTTATTATTCTTTCGCCGACAAGggaattggcaatgcaaacTTTTGGAGTATTGATGGAGCTGATGAAGTATCATCATCACACTTATGGGATGGTGATGGGTGGAGCTAACAGAACAACAGAAGCCCAGAAGTTATCTAAAg gaATCAACATTTTAGTAGCAACACCAGGTCGATTGCTTGATCACTTGCAAAATACACCAGACTTCTTGTACAAAAATCTTCAGTGTCTCGTCATTGATGAGGCAGACAGATTACTTGAGATTGGTTTTGAAGAGGAAGTCAAGCAGATCATCAGACTATTGCCCA AACGCCGTCAAACTATGCTGTTCAGTGCCACTCAGACCAAGAAGACTGAAGCACTGACAGCCTTTGCGGTAAAGCAAGAACCAATTTATGTAGGCGTTGATGACCAGAAAGAACAAGCAACCGTGGACTCTTTGGAACAAGg GTTCATTGTGTGCCCTTCAGAGATGCGTATGATGGTCTTATTCACGTTTCTAAAGAAGAACAGGAAGAAGAAAGTTATGGTTTTCCTCTCAACTTGTATGTCCGTAAAATACCATCACGAATTGTTTAACTACATCGACCTGCCTGTGATGTCTAtacat ggcAAACAACAGCAAACGAAGCGTACCACAACTTTCTTCCAGTTCTGCAATGCGGAGTCCGGTATACTTTTATGTACGGACGTAGCGGCTAGAGGCCTAGACATTCCAGCTGTGGATTGGATCGTTCAATATGACCCACCTGATGATCCTAAG gaATATATTCACCGTGTGGGCAGAACAGCGAGGGGTCTCTGTACCAACGGGCACGCGTTGTTGTTCTTGCGACCCGAGGAATTGGGATTCCTTAGGTATCTGAAGCAGTCGAAGGTCACCCTCAATGAATACGAATTCTCTTGGAACAAAGTTGCTAATATTCAGTTGCAG TtggaaaaattaatatcaaaaaacTATTTCCTGAATCAATCTGCCAAGGAAGCATTCAAGAGCTATCTCAGGGCTTACGATTCTCACCATTTGAAAACTATATTCGACATCGATAAGATTGATTTGGctaaagtatcaaaatcattTGGTTTCATTGTACCTCCAGCTGTAGAATTAAAGATAACAAATAAAGGCCCGCCTTCAAAAAGGAAAGGAGGCGGTGGTTACGGCTATTTTAATTCACTAAATGCACCAGCAAGCCAGAGGAATAAGGCGCAGAAAACTAAGATATACAGACAAAAAGGTGGTAATAAACGGTCCGTTAGTTAA